A single window of Nicotiana tomentosiformis chromosome 1, ASM39032v3, whole genome shotgun sequence DNA harbors:
- the LOC104089452 gene encoding carotenoid cleavage dioxygenase 7, chloroplastic has protein sequence MQAKACHNIIPPKLLPPAKLPSTASHITLPSHVPRAITITTSPTHEVYTPVPEIDDTITAFWDYQFLFVSQRSEATEPITLRVVEGAIPTDFPSGKYYLTGPGLFADDHGSTVHPLDGHGYLRTFEIDGGSGQVKFMARYIETEAQAEERDPVTGKWRFTHRGPFSVLKGGKMVGNTKVMKNVANTSVLQWGGRLFCLWEGGDPYEIDSKTLKTVGKFELINNCKSLAEQKKLINGDFLDVAAQILKPILYGVFKMPPKRLLSHYKIDARRNRLLIASCNAEDMLLPRSNFTFYEFDSNFQLLQSQEFDIPDHLMIHDWAFTDTHYILFGNRIKLDIPGSMTAVCGLSPMISALSVNPSKATSPIYLLPRFSDHNQTNNIVQRDWRKPIEAPTQMWVLHVGNAFEEKDENGNVNIQIQASGCSYQWFNFQKMFGYDWQSGKLDPSMMNVEEGEEKLLPHLVQVSISLDTNGNCTRSSVNDLNTQWNKAADFPAMNPDYSGKKNEYVYAATSSGSRQALPHFPFDTVVKLNTADKSVRKWSAGRRRFIGEPVFIPRGITEDDGYLLVVEYAVSTQRCYLVILDAQIIGEKNEVVARLEVPRHLNFPLGFHGFWAPSNTGQGNLPNFESKCKDSWSMLEDNMVNLGNSKNSR, from the exons ATGCAGGCCAAAGCTTGCCATAATATTATTCCTCCAAAACTTCTGCCACCAGCAAAGTTGCCGTCCACGGCGAGCCACATAACATTGCCAAGCCACGTACCACGAGCCATAACAATAACTACATCACCAACTCATGAAGTTTATACACCAGTACCAGAAATTGATGATACAATTACTGCCTTTTGGGATTATCAATTCCTTTTTGTGTCCCAACGTTCAGAAGCCACTGAACCCATCACCCTTCGGGTCGTTGAGGGCGCCATACCGACCGATTTTCCCTCGGGGAAGTATTATCTCACCGGGCCGGGCCTTTTCGCCGATGATCATGGGTCCACAGTGCACCCTTTAGATGGCCATGGTTACCTAAGGACATTTGAAATAGATGGTGGTTCAGGTCAGGTTAAGTTCATGGCTAGGTACATTGAGACGGAGGCTCAGGCCGAGGAACGGGACCCAGTGACCGGGAAATGGCGGTTCACTCACCGGGGCCCGTTTTCGGTCCTGAAAGGTGGGAAGATGGTTGGTAACACTAAGGTTATGAAGAATGTGGCTAATACTAGTGTGTTACAATGGGGTGGTAGGTTGTTTTGCTTGTGGGAAGGTGGTGATCCTTATGAGATTGATTCTAAGACTTTGAAGACTGTTGGGAAATTTGAGCTCATCAACAACTGCAAATCATTAGCAGAACAAAAAAAACTAATTAATGGTGATTTTTTGGATGTTGCAGCTCAAATCTTGAAACCCATATTATATG GGGTATTTAAGATGCCTCCAAAGAGATTGTTGTCCCATTACAAGATTGATGCTCGTAGAAACAGACTTTTGATCGCGTCATGCAACGCAGAGGATATGTTACTCCCTCGGAGTAATTTTACATTTTACG AATTTGATTCCAACTTCCAGCTGCTGCAAAGCCAGGAATTCGACATACCAGACCACTTAATGATCCATGATTGGGCTTTTACAGATACTCACTACATATTGTTTGGAAATCGTATCAAGCTGGATATTCCTG GGTCAATGACAGCAGTATGTGGATTGTCGCCAATGATATCTGCATTATCAGTAAATCCAAGCAAAGCAACATCTCCCATTTATTTGCTGCCCAGATTTTCTGATCACAATCAAACCAATAATATTGTACAGAGAGACTGGAGAAAACCTATAGAAGCACCTACACAAATGTGGGTGTTACATGTTGGAAATGCCTTTGAAGAAAAAGATGAGAATGGAAATGTAAATATACAAATTCAGGCTTCTGGTTGCTCTTATCAATGGTTCAATTTCCAGAAAATGTTTG GCTACGATTGGCAAAGTGGCAAACTTGATCCTTCAATGATGAATgtagaagaaggagaagaaaagCTACTGCCGCACTTAGTTCAG GTATCCATAAGCTTGGATACAAATGGGAATTGCACAAGAAGTTCAGTAAATGACCTAAACACTCAGTGGAATAAAGCTGCAGATTTCCCTGCCATGAATCCAGACTATTCTGGCAAGAAAAATGAATATGTTTATGCAGCAACTTCTTCTGGTTCTCGCCAAGCACTGCCACATTTTCCCTTTGACACAGTTGTGAAACTAAATACTGCTGATAAATCAGTCCGTAAGTGGTCAGCTGGTAGAAGGAGATTCATTGGCGAACCTGTTTTTATCCCAAGAGGAATTACAGAAGATGATGGATACCTTCTTGTGGTTGAA TATGCAGTGTCAACACAAAGGTGCTATCTTGTAATTTTGGATGCACAAATAATTGGAGAGAAGAATGAAGTGGTTGCAAGACTTGAAGTCCCAAGACATTTGAATTTCCCACTTGGTTTTCATGGCTTTTGGGCTCCTAGCAACACTGGCCAAGGGAATTTACCAAATTTTGAATCCAAATGCAAAGATTCTTGGTCAATGCTGGAGGATAACATGGTTAATCTTGGGAACTCAAAAAACTCAAGGTAG